From the uncultured Fibrobacter sp. genome, one window contains:
- a CDS encoding cysteine desulfurase produces MIDAEKIRSEFPMLVAGDREERPLAFLDSTATTQKPACVIDAMDDFYREHYSSVKRGVYRLSARTTEAFEAARKNVAKFLNAASEDEIVFTRGTTESINLVAWSYGRKFFDAGDEILISGLEHHANIVSWQIVAEMKGAKIKVIPVKDDGDLDLDAIPALLSPRTKMVAVTHVSNAVGTVNPIAEIIAIVRANAPQAKILIDGAQSASHIKVDVQKLDCDFFVFSGHKIYGPTGVGVLYGKYAVLDSMPPWHGGGEMIKNVTFEKTTYADVPARFEAGTPAIAEVIGLGKAIEWLNRVGLDEIRQHESKLVEYTLKRLAEIPQVKVLGNPKERGALLSVTLDGIAVSDAAMILDEENVAVRSGHHCAQPVMDRFGVDATLRLSFGAYTLERDIDRFVAGIQRVLRLFS; encoded by the coding sequence ATGATTGATGCAGAAAAAATCCGCAGTGAATTTCCGATGCTTGTGGCCGGCGACAGGGAAGAACGTCCCCTCGCTTTTTTAGACAGCACCGCGACGACGCAGAAGCCTGCGTGCGTCATCGATGCGATGGACGACTTTTACCGTGAACACTATAGTTCCGTCAAGCGTGGCGTGTACCGCTTGAGTGCCCGCACTACCGAAGCCTTCGAAGCCGCCCGCAAGAACGTGGCGAAGTTCCTGAACGCAGCAAGCGAAGATGAAATCGTGTTCACGCGCGGGACAACGGAGAGCATCAACCTGGTTGCCTGGAGTTACGGGCGCAAGTTCTTTGATGCGGGCGACGAGATTTTGATTAGCGGGTTGGAACACCACGCCAATATCGTTAGCTGGCAGATTGTCGCCGAGATGAAGGGCGCAAAAATCAAGGTTATTCCTGTCAAGGACGATGGAGATTTGGATCTAGATGCCATTCCTGCTTTGCTTTCTCCGCGCACAAAGATGGTCGCGGTCACGCATGTGAGCAATGCCGTTGGTACCGTGAATCCCATCGCCGAGATTATCGCGATCGTCAGGGCCAATGCACCGCAGGCCAAGATTCTGATTGATGGCGCACAGAGCGCAAGCCATATCAAGGTGGACGTGCAAAAGCTGGACTGCGACTTTTTCGTTTTTAGCGGGCACAAGATTTACGGCCCCACTGGAGTGGGTGTGCTTTATGGCAAGTACGCCGTGCTCGACAGCATGCCGCCGTGGCATGGTGGCGGCGAAATGATCAAGAACGTGACGTTCGAGAAGACGACCTATGCCGACGTGCCCGCCCGCTTTGAGGCCGGAACGCCTGCCATTGCCGAAGTCATCGGTTTGGGCAAGGCTATTGAATGGCTGAACCGCGTCGGTCTCGACGAAATCCGGCAGCACGAAAGCAAACTGGTAGAATATACGCTGAAACGCTTGGCTGAAATTCCGCAAGTGAAGGTGCTGGGCAACCCCAAGGAGCGTGGCGCGCTCCTGAGCGTCACGCTGGACGGCATAGCCGTGAGCGACGCCGCGATGATTCTTGACGAAGAAAACGTCGCGGTGCGCAGCGGGCACCACTGCGCACAACCTGTCATGGACAGGTTCGGCGTCGATGCCACGCTCCGCCTCAGTTTTGGCGCTTACACGCTTGAACGCGATATCGACCGGTTCGTTGCCGGAATCCAGCGCGTGCTGAGACTGTTCTCGTAA